The Bombyx mori chromosome 28, ASM3026992v2 genomic interval ATTATGAAAATGACGCCTCCCCAATTCGCTTTGAAACTTTTATAAGCAATTgtataagaattttttttagacgttaaaaatattgttatccaTGTTGATTACAAACTTCTTTTTTAACACACTGAGTATTGAAGTGAAATCCTTGGaactttaatgtttattttaaatctgaatCATTGAAATGCGTTGGCGCTTACCTGTCAAGTTTTGAAGTAAACAAACAATagcttaaatttcattttatgaatATATAAGGCTTTCTATTCTAACAAGAAAAAGCTTGTGGGTAGCGTTGAATTACTGATATCACTTTCAATAGTCACATTTATATTTCTTAGTTTATTGTGAACATTTTAGTGGATTTGCGCCCCCCGTTAATAATagctaataataatagtactCGCGTAGCTCGCATATGGAAACGACTGATCCCAACAAAGATATGAGctggaaaatttaatgaaatgatttttttttttcataattacacAGCTCCGTAAAATATATAAGCTGTAACATACTAATCATCTTGTACGGTTTGTCAGTCGTTCCCAAATGATTCCCTGTATGATATTTGTCTCATAAATAATGACAACATGTGACGtttaaaagtgaaaatatttgttttaatgtaaaCAACAATAACAAATCTAATTCGGTATTAACGTTTGCACAGGAGAGTGGTTCGGGGGGGGCTCGCTCATCGTCAAGCAAACCCGCCGCCAGCAAGCCGAACTACTCACAGTCGTACTGGGCGCCCAACTAGCTGCTACAGGTATGCTTGTCTAATCCGTGGGTCGTGGAATTTGATCCGATtgaatctaagcaataaaaataaataaaaaaaagattggaGGAAAAGCTCAaactatatcgacgcttgaaaggcaaacgtgactaagcgacaataactgctttgtacataaatgataggcaataaccatattcgatgcgcaaaaaacatatatttctaggtctattaaattaatttcaatcctacagctagattcgttaaaatagaatattttttttcaggtatttcaactttaaattagtctactgtaaagttcacgcattgtcgcttagtcacgtttgcctttcaagcgtcgatatgttccTGTTGATTCTGTTAATATTGTTGGTAGGTCCTTATTAAAGGACATCTCCTGATGAATCTGCATGTTTCTGTTGTAAAGAAGTCCCGGTGAGAACGTATTTGAATAGTTGGAAAGCTGCTTGCTATACAATATAAATTAGACTTTGATTTTGTGTCTCAAGGGGTGTGCCGTCATTCACGgtctgatgtccatgggctccggtgaccatatATACAACATCAAATTATTAGTTGTCATCAAAATCTTTTGTACTTTAATTGCAATCCATTGATTTTGCTCAACTGAGAGAATTACAAGATCTTAATAGTCTGATAGTTCAATTGATATGCACCAGCCCCTCTAGTTCATATGACATTCTTCGACCAATTAAATCTAAAATTCGCTTCCTGTTTTTATCACTGGGTTCACTTTAGGACTTCTTTATTCCAAATAAATAATGGCCGTTTCATATTAAAGATGTGTATATATTAAGATACATTTGGTATATTAGACACAGATATttatttaagtgttttaatAGGGTTAGTCAAATAATTTCATCATGTTAATTATCAGTAATAATTCTCTAAacctataataattattttccatAGACACGGAGTTCGTCAGTAGCGAGACGCATGTACATAGATAACGGAGCGTCCCTAACAGACAAATTGAAGCTTCAATTGCTACTGCTGGCGTTGTCTCGCTGAACACCAACCGAACAAGGAATGTTACATCAAACAACTCGGAAATGTCGCCCCCCTTCGGACGACGTGGAACTGTTACAGTATTGTCAGCCGATAACATCGATTTTCGCGTGTCGCATACACGAGGGAGCCTCGCGTTTGTATAGTTCATTTAGACTATTCTGGAAAGTGAATGGAACGAACGCGGGACCGAATCGTGGAAGTGTCGAGCCGTATACATTTGACGAtaccttcaaaaaaaaaaaaaaaaactatcctaTTTACATTCGCAGATATGACGTTTGTACGAACTTTTTGTCGTCACTTGACAGCTGTCAGTATTAGCTTACGTCACTGCGGTGATTGTTTGGTAAAATGGAATTGCCTAtgcggttttcttttttttaattcacaccGTAACTATGCATTGTATGTAAAAAGTATTTTCGTCTAATAAGTATGTACAAAATAGTCACAATACGCGATATTCTATAGAATTAATTGAGTCACTGAAATGTAAATTACACAACAAAAGCattgttgaatatttttaaagcatttttttgtaattcctCGATAGCgaagttttgttttgatattataACGACGCGATTTCTAAATAAACCACACCTAATGTCGCATTTCGTCGAACAAAAATACtacgagtgttttttttttgttgtgggtgttttatttttacgaaTGAAATGTACACATTTATACACGCACAATGACATTATGCTGTAAGTTGATTCGGTAGCTGAACGATATGAATAAGACCATGGTTTTAATAGTGTCATGTCCCTTTCTCATTTATGGCGTTAatattagcggtaggcagcggtttggctctgcccctggcattgctgaagtctatgggcgacggtaaccactcaccatcaggtgggccgtatgctcgtctgcctacaagggcaataaaaaaaaagtaaagtacCGTAAATTAACATGCAATACATGCTATTAAaaatgcaatataaaaaataaaataagatattcGTAACAGCGAATGTATAAAAGTGGGAAAAATAAATCTTCTATGTGCATTGGTTATAAATAATGGTACATTTGAAATTTTGTGATAAAACACAATGACAGTAACAATCTataattaatatcaaataattACTGTTGATGTATCAAAGATTTAGATTGATTCGAAGAGTAAAATGGTTGTGCTAGAATTTGGACGTTACTGACAAAGAAAACcagattgttttttaaataaagaaattaaaacatttgtGTTTAAATTTCTACGGACAATGATCTATTAAAATCTGGATTGGTATCAGCTTTCGAATGTAAAGGTTGCCTGAaaaagttgaatttcaattgccATGAGTTTGAAAAATGCTTagtagaaataataattaagatccACATCGATACAGTGTATTTTTGAatgttgtattttattcttaaacACATGGCCATTAAAAAGGTGGCCCCCGTCTTTTAGGTAACTTTCGAAAATgacttcattttaaaatatgcaAATGAAATGTGTtctgtggtaaaaaaaaaaactgtcaaatTATTGTCTATGCGTAGGTGTCTTTCGATGTTACAATACTAAAATAATGCTCGTATGTAGTAGTACCTAAGCCGTTATAGTGTATTCAAAGAAGAGCTGTTTCCTTGTAATGACGTTTCGTAACATTCCTTGTgcactattcttttttttttttcgaaatcgataatgtaaaatattgaatcgtacataatttttttgttttaaaataaaatttatagtcTACAAAGCGTCGGAGCGTGTTATAAAATCATCTCAAACTTAATGATAAGCTTTGTgtaattattatgatttatttgttttttttttgtaccctCGTCTCCGATGCTGCATTCTCAAGTTCTGATAACTGTAGGGTTAGCTAAATTAACCGTAGTTTCGTATGTAATatcttttataaatatgtatttgtaagTGCGGCGGTGCGCCATGTGCACTAAGCCGTCCCGTAATGTATTTAGTTGACGaacttgtaatattattaaaattacggaaataaataaaaatgaatgttagGTCGATAATATTAGTCGAGGTCCTTTTTTTATGTGAATGGATGATCTCGCCAGCGTACGAAGCTGTGAGAAATACACATAttgagaaaataaatttgtttgtttctttttttgtatataaaactagctgagtcccgcgatgttacttgcggttattgtcgtaccgcgggtggcggtttgcagttggaacagcgcccctagcggcgaacGTTCCAAccgcatacaaatttgaattaacttttacgctatcgagaacgttaaataactctcactaagcacactgatatatCAAAAGGAAATACAAAactgaattttaataattattcattCAAAAGTAAACAAAGCCTAAACTATATCTacgattatatttatttattaaattttgaaaactgAAAATCAAACTTCAATATGAATCAGAcccattcatttattttatacgaCTTTCATCTCTCAGTGGAGAGTAACTGTATATTTTTTACCTTAACCGCAAACATTGCCTAACTTTTAACTATATttctttaacattacttgtgcCAAGAACAAGATTGCATTTTACGCTAACTAaaagaattgtaatttattgaactcctttataattttttattaggtaatactataaatgcaatattatacatattcatgtaaatacataattatttttataaagttaATATTCTATATTaagtcaaaattgtttttaccAAAAAGATATATTACAGTTCATAAGGTCATCAGATAACAAGGCACTTGACCGGCACATAATTTAATATGACATCATAGCAACATGTAAAAAGcaccattaatattaatatatttatacatattccTTTTATCCTAAATACATTTTGtcgttgtatttttatttttgaaatgtaGGTGATAATTGAACCTTCCTTATTTAAATGAACTGATCAATACACAACATTGACAAAAAGCTgcacaatattatatcattatttttatattttttcatttattttctaaagcagtttTTAGGACAAAAAAAGTATCCAAGACTATCCTGTGTGATTTTGCTATGAGACAGTCATGTTTTTAACTACAATCTCGTATTCGTTTTTGTTATCTTTGTAGACAGACCGGCATACATACCACACCCTGTGGGCCCATCTGGTAGGATGTGTTCATCATCGGAGATTACAGcaactgaagtaattatgtttcttgttttttttccagataatatttaaaacctcaagaagttgattttttttaatgaatttgcaTGATCTGCCCTGTTTTTACATGATGAGTGATACCAACAGAATAGCACAAGTTTTTTCCTTGCAGTCATGACCTAGTCATATTTTACAAATGTACAGCTGCTTCTTCGTCCAGGATCCAATATAGAGAGCCGTCTGTCGGCTTCACTCGACCAGCTGGTAAATCTTCTTTGTCTTTTAGAATACgctgtaataattaaaagttattCAAAAATcttagttttgatttttttaaatgctaagTAAAATTATGGCAGACCGTGCAAATGATTGTGCGAGCTACGAAAGTACATCAATAGCTTATCTGCTTatggacttttttattgcttagaatggtggacgagctcacagccagcctggtgttaagcggttactggagcctatagacatctacaatgtaaatgcgccacccaccttgagatatacgttctaaggtctcaagtagtcataacggctgccccacccttcaaaccgaagcgcattactgcttcacagcagaaataggcagggtggtggtacctacctgtgcggactcataaaaggTTCTACCACTAGTAGAAGCTTTAAGAAATTCATGAAAGTTTTAAAAACTACTCACTTTAGCCATTTCTGACTTCCCTGCCCCAGAAATAGCAAAAATACAGTTCCTTGCTCCATTTATAACTGGATAAGTTAATGTGATTCTCTCCGGTGGAGGTTTTGGGGAATCTGTTATAGCTGCTACCTTATCTTCTGTTTCTTCAAGCAATTTGTGACCTGGGAACAGGGAGCATGTGTGTCCATCTGGTCCCATGCCAAGTAGAAGTAAGTCAAATTTGAAATCATCTCCACCAAAGACTTTTCTTAACTTTTCAATGTAATCCTTTGCTGTTTCTTGAGCtgcaagtattttttatttgttaaaggaattcaattaataaagcTTTGTATAATTTTACTAAGTAATGTGATTATTTCAAAGTAGCAGtgaatcatataaaaataattatttaaatcacAATGTTACCTATATTGGAGTAGATAGATATAGAAACTCCTTatcaaaaaaaaggaaaacataTACATAGACAGTAGTGACAATAAGTGTCTTAAAAAAAGTGTCTCGGTTcgtgaagtaaaataaaataacaaagctGTGATTTCAATAAAACATCTACGTAACTAATTCTATTTTATAAGTGTTTTAGCATATTATTTCGTAACTGCCTGCACTCTGCGATTTAAAGATTCGACTCTGCTACgaagaacttgaaattatatcaACCTGTAGCTCCTTGTTTGATTGTTATAAACTGGCTCTCCTTTAATTCAGTCTTAGGGATTAAATCTTTCTTGTATATTCCGAATGTAGAATCGCTGCTGTCTTCAGGTACTACTCTTTCATCACAGAAGGCTAGAGTCCATTTAGACCAGTCTGTTTCAACTTGTGGTAAACCTTCACATAAATATTTGACGACAGAGCCgcctgaattaaaaaaaaataattaggcaAATAATTGCGATTATATTGGAACGTTTGAAATTTTAAGATATAGACGTGTTATCCTTTGCCTTTTCgtcttatttaataattacatatagttattttttatgttgtaaAAGAGACTTCCAATAAATTCAAAAGTTCTTGTACAGTTCTAAAGTTCTAAATAAAACATATGGTACTGTACAGttgaattattgtttttgtttttaatgtttttagcgAAAAAATAATCAGTAGGTACGTACCAGAAAGTCCAACTACGAATTTATTTCTATTCAAGATCGCGTCGTTTGAAATCTTTTGAATGTATGTCGATAGTTTTCTGATGATTTCTTCTTCATCAATAACTTTGATGATCGTCATTGTAATTTAAACTAGTATAATTCAGAAAATAGTATAATTCATAGAAATAtacaaaaacttttgtttttcttgataGTAATTATAGGATAATATTATCACTGCCGAGTCTTATCATTCTTATCTAGTTGTCGGCCGTAGATTACTAactttttaagggattttatgacctggtaactaagacctttaagtcatgtcttattttaatttatattcatatttttatgaaaaatgatatgtggagataaatgaaatgaaatgaagatgattaacttgagacattagtcaactgggatgaaattaaatgtaatgagatgatataggataaaatataatctcagtaaaatgatggtcatttactgagatttttcagtggactttttggaggatcccgagaagttacgtccagcggctttgtttcatttttccgcatttgtgcactttcacaaatattaaacagttaataaaccaccgttattacacatttaaacctgaagaaacactaaatagacaaaataaaataaatcacacaatttcactcatcgcgttcccgccaaaaagtttcaGATTACTATTTTAAAGATATTACAGTTTATACATTATTATgtcaatgtaaataaaattatttacattgacATAATATATACCTACAATGCTTACCAACATAAAAACTTTAACCAAATTTCGAAAATATATGCCTAACCTAAATAATATATGCCTAAACTAACAATAATTTATTGCGTAACGTAAAAAAGAAATGTagaggaaataaataaaaacgattttataCTATTTCTAATCTATTCATAAGTTACGAGGTCGTTTTATGAtccttattaatacaaaaagctTTCGTATACTATAAAGTTTCGGATAACactctaaacaaacaaaccaactGACCATTGTTACAATTCATTATCATAGTACCACAACGTAACCACTAAAGTATTTACAGTTTTTGATACTGCTTTCTTACTGAGGTTCAAGGCTCTTGTCTTGTCACGCCGTAATAAAGCACTTTGATTCCCTTCTGATAAGGATAATCCCGGGCAGATTTTAAATAAACGCGCCGAATTACTTCTCTACTTCCGTCTAACGCGAGCGTCAAAAACGGTttttcctggctgagcccgtgctcgcccacttgtcctagTGAAACTTTAAAGGCCTCCCATCCGGCCACTGGTAATCATTCGCTTCCAAGGAAAACGGTTTTCTATAGAAGTGCTTGTCGGGTATTTTCGGGTCCATGTACAATGGTACTATAGAGTATAGAATAGCAATAATAAACGCAGCCACAGCAGTCAATTAGGTATGAgatgtaggtacctacataataaCTCCATGGTATGAGATAATTTGGAGGATAAGTTCCGGCGCGCATAGGAATTAATTCGGACTATTTCGGATCGTCGTAATTATTAAGTGTTAAATAAATGTGTAATATACCTACctaagttttattttcaaaatattttcctcTTATTATTGAATAGAATACAAAGGATCACATGTAAAAAGTGTTAAAGATAGGATTGTTGTAATCGTTTTAGTTACGACAAGGACTAACGTAATAGTTTTTGCACTTGAATAAAAATGACAAAGGTGAAATTTTGGTATATACCATTATAAAGAAGGTCCTACCCAAAAATTTCGGGTTTCTAAACAGTTTTATAggtgttttttcttaaaaaacttCTAAACTTAATAAACTTCTAACTGtactttttgttatattatgtaatttcaAAAGATTACtcggtaaaaacaaaaaaacaacattttaatttccatttttagagtaaaataattcaaaattctaaaattaaatagaaattgaTTTCAtaacttaatatttttcatttgtgTCACTGCCGTTTTATTAAAGtttgcaaaataaaaacaaaaaaaagactgtcagaagtgggattcgaacccacgccCACAGAAGTGGACTGCGACCTGAACGCAGCGCCTTAGACCGCTCGGCCATCCTGACTCCGAAGGTGGAAGTGAATTTCttaatatgtttataaataaaatttaaattatctaaacatcgcaaaattaaaaaatcaatatatttattgtactatCTTTGATACACGGCTTTCCTCACATTTACTTGgtagtaaaatatttacatttatctaAATGAAATATGCATGTGTTTTATATACTGTTGACGTGTTTTCTGAAATTcaaccacttcgagcatcccactccagACTAGGCGCGTTAAcacctccgccattcgccccaTCATCATGTACGACCAACcaataccgtgggccccgaaggtcaaatacttggCGTCATCCTCGACatagggatgacattccgccctctTTTagagacggtacgcgaccgtgccgccttcatactaggacgcctctatccgatgatttgcatGCGAAGTAAATAAATTgtctcttagaaataaggtgacactctacaaaacttgcatacgccccgtcatgacctatgcaagtgtagtgttcgctcacgcggcccgcactaacttgaaacccctccaaactatttttttcttgctttgatggatggacgagctcacagcccacgtggtgttaagtggttatttgagcccatagacatctacaaggtaaatgcgccacccaccttgagatataagttctatgatctcagtatagttacaacggctaccccacccttcaaaccgaaacgcattactgcttcacggcagaattaggcaggatggtgcttcctacccgcgcggactcacaacaggtcctaccaccagtaaaaaatttaaacccatttttgcaggatagccgtcggagccccgtggttcgtcaggaacatcgacctgcacgacgacctggacctagagtccatcagtaagtatctacagtcggcatcaatgcaccacttcgataaagcctGCAGACCAAATGGTAAAGAGTCGAGTCgcctaaaacacgtcatttcgtatcctcccgatccactaacggtgcttttaggtaccccaagctccggttatcgttctcgccgaacccgtcgcttgcgacgaagggctcgacgagtaagttaacccacagacacagccccctgagtttctcgccagatcttctcagtggatcacgtttccgatccggtggtagattctgcgaagcactgctcttgacgctgtttgacttccacggtgaagcaataacatcgtgtgataaaaatcaaacccgcaaaattataattttagtaatcactggtggtaggacatcttgtttgtccgcacgggtaggtaccacaacgctacttatttctgccgtgaagcagtaatgagtttcggcttCGGAGAGTGAggtagccgttatactgtaaaaccgagacttagaattcatttctcaagttgggtggtggcatttacgtt includes:
- the 6pgl gene encoding 6-phosphogluconolactonase (The RefSeq protein has 5 substitutions compared to this genomic sequence); the protein is MTIIKVIDEEEIIRKLSTYIQKISNDAILNRNKFVVGLSGGSVVKYLCEGLPQVETDWSKWTLAFCDERVVPEDSSDSTFGIYKKDLIPKTELKESQFITIKQGATAQETAKDYIEKLRKVFGGDDFKFDLLLLGMGPDGHTCSLFPGHKWLEETEDKVAAITDSPKPPPERITLTYPVINGARNCILAISGAGKSERAKRILKDKEDLPAGRVKPTDGSLYGILDEEAAVHW